The region GGTATTCCCTTTCTGAGTTTGACGAGTCTGAACGCGTTTgcgttacacacacacacacacacacacacacacacacacacacacacacacacacacacacacacacacacacacacacacacacacacacacatgaaacTAGACGTCACGTGCACACTTTGAGGATTTAGTCACGTGCGCAACAGCTGTCATGTGACGTGAGGATCACGATGCCAAGCAAGAATTCACACTGTACTTCAACCAGACGTTGTGTGTATCTTCGTGTTCTGTCGATCGCTGCTGTTCTCTTGCTGCATTCGGCGTTGTGTCATGCTCATGGCACAAAGCATAGAGGTAGGACACAAATTTGACTTGATCTATTCAAAACGTTCATAaatgtgcgtctgtctgtctgtctatgatttagatagattatttgactttgacattcatgTAAgaataatgtgtgtgtgtgcgtgcgtgtgcgtgtgagtgtgcgcGCGTGTCTGCTTATCAGCTGTTCTATTTTTAAATCTAgatttattttaaatatttttagatatgacataattaataaattttattatgcATTTTATGATGAGTCAGGACAGCATACTAAACCTTCTATAGTGTCACGTGTGGCGTAGATGAGATTTCAAACCAGCATTACACCAACAAACTTGATCACAGACTGGTAATGAGTGCAAATATTATTGGCGTATGACGTTCTCCCCAAAACAGTGTCACATTATAtgttgttgtgctcaaccaaaTTAGTCTGGTTCCTAAGGTTTGATTAATCttacaaaaaatattttgaaaatattattttttggGTTTAAAATTGTTGACCATTGGTATGCGCATTTACTGTGTTCTACAGGTGATGCTTACATTGAGGCATGTATGTTTGATGATAACAAACACTTGGACGTGCATGATATTGTGATAGTTGGTGGTGGTGCAGCTGGTACGTTTGCCGCATGGCGTTTACAACACGCTAAAGTTGCATCCAAGATTGTGCTGCTTGAGGCCACAAATCGCATCGGTGGTCGTTTGTATTCACAACAAATTCCTGGGATTGATTATTATGTGGCCGACCTTGGTGGTATGCGATATCTTCCAGATTTTCAACCTTACATTAAAGCTCTAGTGAAGGAGTTGAAGTTGGAGACCAAAGTATTTGAGATGGATAGCAACAATGAAGAGAAACCGTGGTTTCTTCGAGGTCGGTTTTTTCAACAGAAGGACTTAGTGAGCGTTGGTAATAGTGCTTATGGACTTCGGGATGATGAGAAGTTGATGAGTCCAAGAGACATTGTTAGGTTGGTTGTTAAAATAGTTGCCattatttattttgtaaattgtttcaaattatttgtgtatgtgtgtttacttggctgtttgtttgtcagccTTTTGCTTGTGTGCCTCAATTGTTTGCatgcctgtctgcttgtccatgtgttgtctgtctgtctgtcatatatttaTCAAATGTGAACTATGATAGTGATCatcatacaatagcaaatcaCTAAATACTTGCATCCTTTGAACAACAACTATACCAACTAACTATTATAAACTAAATCTAAACGGATCATACGATCCCTGTCTTCTAAATGAGTGAGTCAAAACAGCACTAGCGTTGCATCTTCGCAATTGCATGAAATTGCTTGAAAAgcaaatctttttctccaataatcTCTACACTCTGCACTGTTTGGTCTCCTGAAGTCATATCGAGATCAGTTAGATACGTCATCTAAATAGGACTCTGCCTTCTTACCCCACCTTCCAGAATGTTCCAGGACCAAAGGAATAAGTTTCGCAGACAGACCACCAGAACGGAGCAGCTGCTTCAAGAAGAGAAGACTGGCTGGAAGATGGCTTGTTATGAGAAAGAGAGATATCCTcatggtttgtctgtctgtctgtctgtgtctgtctgtctgtctgtctgtctgtctgtctgactgtctgtctgtttgtctgcctgcctatctgtctgtctatgtgtctgtctgtttgtctgcctgcctatctgtctgtctatgtgtctgtctgtctgtttgtctgcctgctggtctgtctgcctgcctgcctgctggtctgcctgcctgcctgcctgcctgtctgtctgtcttctgtctgtctgtctgtctgtctgtttgtctgtctgtccatacatatacatgtttgtctatctgtctgtctgtctgtcaggttgtttgtttgtttgttagacTGTGCAAAATAATCACAACATTGTCATGTATGTTGACTAGCACACAGCAAGCAAAACATTTGCAAAGTGTAGGCATGTACTGTATAACTGCTTCAGTGTGGGTACTGATTGGTACATTCACATGTGTACATTATCACTACGTCTAGTCATTGTTATAGAGGCAATGATCTGTTTGGTGAGGTTGGATGAATTGGTATGCATTATGTTGCAGAGAATTAAGACGCCTAGTGATGATGATACCAGACAGACATCATTGTCTTGCATCTATAGTTACACATCACCATGCATaccaaattaatataaattaactaatataaaaattgttaattaaataattaattgatgtatatactcaagttgatatcaatatttttagTATTTCTGTTATTGTATAGCTCGTGGTTTGAGACCTTGGTACCTAAAGGCGAGAGGTCAAAACCATCTGATCAGATGACGACCATATTTGGAGATCCTCTGATCAACTACGGGTATCATTGACTCAGACATACACAAGTTGAACTTGTTGGTTGactgtgtgcttgtgtgtgagGCCAGTCTCATGAATGGGTTTGAGCTTGTCAATATGAGCAGTGAAGCTTATCAGTATGTCATTGACACTTTAGGTTTTGATCCTTCATACAGCAATCCTAATGCTGCTGCTATGCTTTCTCACGTTCTTCCGAGGTCTGACAACTTGAATATCCTCACTCCTGTCAAGGGAATGGATGCAATTCCGAAGCAAATGGCATCAGAATTTACTGTTGAAGGTGGACGGTATGATTGTGTTtaatgtgtgttgtatgtgtcgTGGACTTGGctgattgtgttgtgtttgtgacttTGAAGCATTGAGATGAATACGACAGTTACTGATATAGTCAAATGCAGTCTTTTGGATGGTACTGTGTATGTGCTGGGTGCGTACAATTATGTGACTGGACAAAATGTAAGAATGAATtaatacacatgcacacccacacatgcacCCACGTGCACAAGCAGGCACATGCAGATCGATGCATATTCTAGTGTTGCTGTTTACCTGTTTATGTGTTCAACAGTTCAACatctattgtctgtttgcatacCTGTTAGtcaatttttgtctgtttatctatttgtgtgtttgtttaactgtctgtctgtctgtctgtctgtctgtctgtctctctctctctctctctcgtctTTTTAATTCAATTACCTATTTTGACATGTTTAGACCTTTTATGTTGCAAAGAAGGTGATTCTAGCCCTAACAAAATCTCAACTAAAACGCATACGATGGAAAGATCTGGAGACACTAAAGCAGCACAGATTACTTGATGCTGTCTACGGGCGTACAGCTTCCAAGCTAATTCTTGCATTTGACCAGCCATGGTGGCGACACCAAACTCTCTTGTATCTCAATCTAACGAAAGGACGTTCTGTATCCACTCTTCCCACACGCCAAACATTTTACTTTACACCCAAAACATCCGATGCCACAAATCGATCATTTATTATGATCTTTAATGATGGTTACTATTCGAACAATTGGAGTCCTCTATCTTCAACAGACTTTAAACAGTTTGGAGGATCAATGTCTCCTGTGTTTCCTGTGAGTGAGGTGATGCTGGAAGAGGCACTGAGACAGATTGCTATGAATCATGACACAACAGATGCTGTGATTGGTCGTCCATACTTTGCGTCGTTCATGATGTGGAATCATGCACTAACGCCTGTAAATGTTGTTGGATATGGACCATACATGCCGAGTAAGTTTTATGTTATTagtattaatatattagttaatattgGTTTAGTTGAGTTGTGTCTTATTACAAGCGTATATATCCTGTACTTTtcatgtctctttgtttgACATGCATACATCTCAGTGCATTTTTACAACAATTTGTGACAACGGATAAtgataatttataataatttataataatttataataatttataataattgataataatttataattagtaatatttatttgtattaattaataacaattaatagTCATTGTTATGCTAGGCGAATCGTGGCATACTTGGCTGCCAGGATACAATTTCACTACAGTAAGTGAAGCTGTCATGCAGTTGGATCCCAGGTGGGACGTCTATGTATGTGGAGAGGCATATGCTGTACAATCGTGGACTGAAGGTGCCATTGAGACTGCTGACCAGGTTTTGACTCGTTTTTTCAAGCTATCATCTTTTATGAACAAAACAGAGAAGACGGATCCAAACTCAATGAGATCGTCTGACATTGCTCAAAGTATACCTTTCTGGCCTTGATCAAGGATGAACAAATTTGCAACATTTCTAgttaactttaattaagtagaaattatgtgcgcatgcgtgtagGTGGATGGTCTATTCTGTGGTCTCTGGTTGAAACTACTATTCATCAGTTGAAAGTAGTAAAGCTGCTGGGATTGACGGaattttaatatcaaatttaatttagttatttaaaaaaattattttaaaaattagttttgttgctgctcatCTATGCAGCAGACTTGGCCTTTTCTTGGCTTTTGGAACTTTCTTGTAGAAGAAGAATTGAAGAATTGACACAGTTAATGGCTGACTATGTGACTATGtcttgtaataaataataagtactaagtaattactaattaattaattaattaaattaattaatagcagtGTGGTGCCAATATTTGCagttaaagctattgatatcaataaagttgttataacattaataataataaataataattaattaattattatctattattaattttatagcCATACATGCAactatttaaattaaattgtaGTGTTGTAGTGTTTTCTAGCATTAAAACATTTACCAATAGTTTTCAAGCTGCACTAGCTGACTTCAGTCTCTAGCTCACACATTTGATCATTTACATGCAATTTCCAGAACTCGAAAACACTTGCAGACATTCAATTTTAActtaaacttttaattttattgctaATTTTTAGAAGGATCCGAGAGTAAAGACTTTGAGTAATACAATCACGTGCGCTCTCTGTTGTGacacatgtcacgtgacggtAACGATGCCTGCCAAGAGGTCAGACTGTGTTTCAACAAGACGTTGTGTGTATCTGTCGATCGCTGCTGTGTATTTGACGTTGTGTCATGCTCATGACACAAATGATGCAGGTACTGTACCAAACAAACTAAACGTTAATTAACAggttgtgtgtgagtgtgtgtgtgtgtgtgtgtgtgtgtgtgtgtgtgtgtgtgtgtgtgtctgtgtgtgtgtgtgtgtgtgtgtgtgtgtgtgtgtgtgtgtgtgtgtgtgtgtttgtgtgcgtgcacgcgtggtagctcagttggttagagagtcatcttatggagtgtttacatccgggaccttaagggttacaagttcaagtcacagtgatggcgagctatggcataattttcttaagcaagaagctaacacacatttgcttctctcgactcagaagtataaatgagtacctggtcattgactgggggcctaagcggccatcagccgtgacgtgacatcagccactggggtcctggtgagacttcgggtgctcacaccacagttggcttcacaagtcggtgttcctgcgagtgcctggcccggctccaggagtttgctagggcaggcccagagttccctgagtagcgcacagggcccagcttaacagctgggcgtgacctctgagaggcagcttctgacatttaggattttttaggtgtgtgtgtgtgtgtgtgtgtgtgtgtgtgtgtgtgtgtgtgtgtgtgtgtgtgtgtgtgtgtgtgtgtgtgtgtgtgtgtgttcgtgtgtgcatgtgttaatttgctattttatttttaaatttagatTTAAATGTTATTTTCTGATTTAAAACTAGTGACCATTCATACTATTCTACAGGTGATGCTTACATTGAGGCATGTATGTTTGACGATAACAAACACTTGGACGTACAGGATATTGTGATAGTTGGTGG is a window of Corticium candelabrum chromosome 20, ooCorCand1.1, whole genome shotgun sequence DNA encoding:
- the LOC134196045 gene encoding aplysianin-A-like, which translates into the protein MPSKNSHCTSTRRCVYLRVLSIAAVLLLHSALCHAHGTKHRGDAYIEACMFDDNKHLDVHDIVIVGGGAAGTFAAWRLQHAKVASKIVLLEATNRIGGRLYSQQIPGIDYYVADLGGMRYLPDFQPYIKALVKELKLETKVFEMDSNNEEKPWFLRGRFFQQKDLVSVGNSAYGLRDDEKLMSPRDIVSSWFETLVPKGERSKPSDQMTTIFGDPLINYGLMNGFELVNMSSEAYQYVIDTLGFDPSYSNPNAAAMLSHVLPRSDNLNILTPVKGMDAIPKQMASEFTVEGGRIEMNTTVTDIVKCSLLDGTVYVLGAYNYVTGQNTFYVAKKVILALTKSQLKRIRWKDLETLKQHRLLDAVYGRTASKLILAFDQPWWRHQTLLYLNLTKGRSVSTLPTRQTFYFTPKTSDATNRSFIMIFNDGYYSNNWSPLSSTDFKQFGGSMSPVFPVSEVMLEEALRQIAMNHDTTDAVIGRPYFASFMMWNHALTPVNVVGYGPYMPSESWHTWLPGYNFTTVSEAVMQLDPRWDVYVCGEAYAVQSWTEGAIETADQVLTRFFKLSSFMNKTEKTDPNSMRSSDIAQSIPFWP